A single region of the Streptomyces sp. NBC_01381 genome encodes:
- a CDS encoding ABC transporter permease → MAGPLSGTATASGTGVGGKGPGPGSGPGAGGSAATARRAGRAALSGALRLGVLLARRALLLAVLLAVVFAAIELLPGDAANATSERGETAADLERRRHLLGLDQPVLTRFTDWMTGLPSGDLGTSARGESIAELLSRPFPNTLLLGGLALLVTLAVSVGLGCWAALKPGGTADRALSATATGILALPEFVVAVALVLVFALWTDLLPAVTLTDADGSPASWRMLILPVLALAIPQIGWNTRIVRAALADEAKAPHVESAVIDGLPRHRILTHHLLPGALPTIAAGIATSTGMLLGGAVVVETIFNYPGIGSVLAGAVADRDSPVVAGVVAVTGAVITGVLLLADLVRARASGGRV, encoded by the coding sequence ATGGCTGGCCCGCTGAGCGGTACGGCGACGGCGTCCGGGACGGGCGTAGGCGGCAAGGGCCCTGGCCCGGGCTCCGGACCCGGCGCCGGCGGCAGTGCCGCGACGGCGCGCCGGGCCGGACGGGCGGCGCTGTCCGGCGCCCTCCGGCTCGGCGTGCTGCTCGCCCGCCGCGCGCTGCTGCTCGCCGTACTGCTCGCCGTCGTCTTCGCCGCCATCGAACTGCTGCCGGGCGACGCCGCCAACGCCACGTCGGAGCGCGGCGAGACCGCCGCCGACCTGGAGCGGCGGCGCCACCTGCTCGGCCTCGACCAGCCGGTCCTCACCCGCTTCACGGACTGGATGACCGGCCTGCCGTCCGGTGACCTCGGCACGTCCGCGCGCGGCGAGTCCATCGCGGAGCTGCTGTCCCGTCCTTTCCCCAACACCCTGCTCCTGGGCGGTCTCGCGCTGCTGGTGACGCTCGCCGTCTCGGTCGGCCTCGGCTGCTGGGCGGCGCTCAAGCCAGGCGGCACCGCCGACCGGGCCCTCTCCGCCACGGCCACCGGGATCCTCGCGCTGCCCGAGTTCGTCGTCGCGGTGGCCCTGGTGCTCGTCTTCGCCCTCTGGACCGACCTGCTGCCCGCCGTCACACTGACCGACGCCGACGGCTCACCGGCCTCCTGGCGGATGCTGATCCTGCCCGTACTGGCCCTGGCCATCCCGCAGATCGGCTGGAACACCCGCATCGTGCGCGCCGCCCTCGCCGACGAGGCGAAGGCCCCGCACGTGGAGAGCGCCGTGATCGACGGACTCCCGCGCCACCGGATCCTCACCCACCATCTGCTGCCCGGCGCACTGCCGACCATCGCGGCGGGCATCGCCACCTCGACGGGCATGCTCCTCGGCGGCGCCGTCGTGGTGGAGACCATCTTCAACTACCCGGGAATCGGCTCGGTACTGGCCGGAGCCGTCGCCGACCGGGACAGCCCGGTAGTGGCCGGAGTCGTCGCCGTCACCGGCGCGGTCATCACCGGGGTACTCCTGCTCGCCGATCTGGTACGCGCAAGGGCTTCTGGGGGCCGCGTATGA